A region from the Zonotrichia leucophrys gambelii isolate GWCS_2022_RI chromosome Z, RI_Zleu_2.0, whole genome shotgun sequence genome encodes:
- the RAD1 gene encoding cell cycle checkpoint protein RAD1, which translates to MPFSAQPPASGERYALSASLDNARHLSSLLRAVHFQDHATCLATASGLRVTVEDAKCIQANAFIQAEIFQEFSVQEESVMFRISLSVLLDCLTIFGTSSLPGTSTALRLCYRGYGYPLMLFLEEGGVVTVCKINTQEPEELLDFDFCSTKVVNKIILQSEGLREAFAELDMTSEVLQITMSPDKPYFRLSTFGNAGSAHLDYPRDSDLMEAFHCNQTQTNRYKISLLKPSTKALALSCKVSIRTDAQGFLSLQYMIRNEDGQICFVEYYCCPDENITEAEL; encoded by the exons ATGCCGTTCTCGGCGCAGCCGCCCGCCAGCGGCGAGCGGTACGCGCTGTCGGCCAGCCTGGACAATGCGCGGCACCTGTCCAGCCTCCTGCGGGCCGTGCACTTCCAAGACCACGCCACCTGCCTGGCCACGGCCAGCGGGCTGCGCGTCACGGTGGAGGATGCCAAGTGCATCCAGGCCAACGCCTTCATCCAG GCAGaaattttccaggaattttccGTTCAGGAGGAGTCTGTGATGTTCCGGATCAGTCTGTCTGTTCTTCTGGACTGCCTGACCATTTTTGGAACCAGCTCCTTGCCAG GAACATCAACGGCCCTTAGATTGTGTTACCGTGGTTACGGGTATCCCCTGATGCTGTTCTTGGAAGAAGGAGGAGTGGTAACAGTGTGCAAAATCAACACTCAAGAACCTGAGGAGTTGTTAGATTTTGATTTCTGCAGTACAAAGGTGGTTAATAAAATTATCCTGCAGTCAGAGGGACTGCGAGAGGCATTTGCTGAACTGGACATGACCAGTGAGGTTCTGCAGATTACCATGTCTCCAGATAAACCCTACTTCAG GTTATCCACTTTTGGAAATGCTGGAAGTGCCCATCTAGACTACCCTAGGGACTCTGATTTGATGGAAGCATTCCACTGTAACCAGACTCAGACAAACAG GTACAAGATTTCTTTGCTTAAACCATCCACAAAGGCACTGGCTTTGTCTTGCAAAGTGTCCATTCGAACAGATGCTCAAGGATTTCTTTCACTGCAGTACATGATTAGGAATGAAGATGGACAGATCTGTTTTGTGGAATACTATTGTTGCCCTGATGAGAACATCACTGAAGCAGAACTGTAG
- the BRIX1 gene encoding ribosome biogenesis protein BRX1 homolog gives MACGRMAVKRKRGALAAGKAKRARSAPSAGEATPESGPRDGSVPPQEYSIPPPVSQGKWKNKERVLIFSSRGINFRTRHLMQDLRTLMPHSKADTKMDRKDQLFVINEVCEMKNCNKCIFFEAKKKQDLYMWLSNTPQGPSAKFLVQNVHTLAELKMTGNCLRGSRPLLSFDPIFDREPHYALLKELFIQIFGTPQYHPKSQPFVDHVFTFTVTDERIWFRNYQIIEEDASLVEIGPRFVLNLIKIFQGSFGGPTLYENPHYRSPNMHRRLIRLSVAAKFREKQQVKEVQMVKKKGTKVLVEEDPTEVVFETPAEEKPVEIQLVKPESKPIVKDKKKLRKIQRKKQKKLFRTEGSK, from the exons ATGGCGTGCGGGCGGATGGCGGTCAAGAGGAAGCGTGGAGCGCTGGCCGCGGGGAAGGCGAAGCGCGCCAGGAGCGCCCCGAGCGCGGGCGAGGCGACGCCGGAGAGCGGCCCCAGGGATGGCAGCGTCCCGCCGCAGGAATACAGCATCCCGCCGCCCGTGTCCCAG GGCAAATGGAAAAACAAGGAGCGAGTGCTGATATTCTCCTCTCGTGGAATTAATTTCAGAACAAGACATCTAATGCAGGACTTAAGGACATTGATGCCTCACTCTAAAGCAG ATACAAAAATGGACCGTAAAGACCAGTTATTTGTAATCAATGAG GTGTGTGAAATGAAAAACTGCAATAAGTGCATCTTTTTTGAAGCCAAAAAGAAACAGGATCTCTACATGTG GCTTTCAAACACACCACAGGGACCATCTGCTAAGTTCTTGGTGCAGAATG TTCACACACTGGCTGAATTGAAGATGACAGGAAATTGCCTAAGGGGCTCAAGACCCCTTTTGTCTTTTGATCCA ATATTTGACCGGGAGCCTCACTATGCCCTGCTAAAAGAATTGTTTATTCAG ATATTTGGTACACCACAGTACCACCCCAAAAGCCAGCCTTTTGTTGATCATGTTTTCACCTTCACCGTCACTGATGAAAGGATCTGGTTCCGCAATTACCAG ATAATAGAAGAAGATGCATCTCTAGTAGAAATTGGGCCTCGTTTTGTCCTGAACCTCATAAAAATCTTCCAAGGTAGCTTTGGAGGACCAACTCTCTATGAAAATCCTCATTACCGGTCCCCAAATATG CATCGCCGGCTGATAAGATTGTCAGTGGCAGCTAAGTttagagagaagcagcaggtgAAAGAAGTGCAGAtggtaaagaaaaaaggaactaAGGTCCTTGTTGAAGAAGATCCTACTGAAGTAGTCTTTGAAACTCCAGCTGAAGAGAAGCCAGTGGAAATACAGCTTGTGAAACCAGAGTCAAAGCCAATTGTTAAAGATAAGAAGAAGCTACGtaaaattcagaggaaaaagcaaaaaaagctaTTTAGAACTGAAGGATCTAAATAG